In Synechococcus sp. PCC 6312, one genomic interval encodes:
- the hemJ gene encoding protoporphyrinogen oxidase HemJ, with translation MAYLWFKSFHILGFVAWFAGLFYLPRLFVYHIEAQEKPEPIKSALKEEYNRMEVRLYKLIMNPAMIFTIAMAIGMIGLQTSLLHDTWLHIKLLLVVLLLGFHHWCGRLIKQLNTDTCPFNSIQMRRINEIPTILLGLIVLLAIFKNTLPVNATVIGIGGTIILFAVIIQLYARKRRLDQQLAQQTEELGTSG, from the coding sequence ATGGCCTATCTCTGGTTTAAGTCATTTCATATTCTTGGGTTCGTGGCCTGGTTTGCGGGACTGTTCTATTTACCCAGGTTATTTGTCTATCACATTGAAGCCCAAGAGAAGCCGGAACCGATTAAATCTGCCCTCAAAGAAGAATATAACCGGATGGAAGTACGACTTTACAAGTTGATCATGAATCCGGCGATGATTTTTACGATTGCAATGGCCATTGGGATGATTGGGCTGCAAACCTCTTTACTCCATGACACCTGGCTGCATATCAAGCTTTTGTTGGTGGTCTTGTTATTGGGGTTTCATCATTGGTGTGGCCGGTTGATCAAGCAACTTAATACAGATACCTGCCCCTTTAACAGCATTCAAATGCGCCGGATCAATGAAATTCCGACTATTCTTTTGGGTTTAATTGTTCTCTTGGCGATTTTCAAAAATACCTTGCCGGTGAATGCAACGGTGATTGGGATTGGTGGGACGATCATTCTTTTTGCTGTGATCATTCAACTCTATGCCCGTAAACGCCGTCTCGATCAACAACTAGCCCAACAAACTGAGGAACTCGGCACATCTGGTTAA
- the aspS gene encoding aspartate--tRNA ligase, which translates to MRTHYCADLRLSHVDKTVTLFGWVDRRRDHGGVIFLDLRDRTGLVQIVSDPQRTPESYPQADKLRSEYVVKIVGRVSQRPADSLNPKLPTGEIEIYAETIELLNPVRKQLPFQVSTAEHESVREELRLRYRYLDLRRERMAQNLQLRHQVVKAIRRYLEDQEQFLEVETPLLTRSTPEGARDYLVPSRVNPGEWFALPQSPQLFKQLLMVSGCDRYYQIARCFRDEDLRADRQPEFTQLDMEMSFLDQEEILALNEGLVCHIFETIKGLKLPRPFPRLTYAEALDRYGTDKPDTRFGLELVDVSDILKDSGFKVFSQAVASGGIVKILPIPGGNEQISNVRIKPGGDLFQEATTAGAKGLAYIRVRENGDIDTIGAIKDNLSPEQKTELLARTGATSGHLLLFGAGETNTVNKTLDRLRQVVGKEFGLIDANRNNLLWVVDFPMFEWNPTEKRLEALHHPFTAPRPEDIKDLKTAKAQAYDLVLNGFEIGGGSVRIYQSDLQEQVFETIGLTPEEAHDKFGFLLEAFEYGTPPHGGIAYGLDRLVMLLAGEDSIRDAIAFPKTQQARCLLTGAPANVASQQLKELHVTSTHRPKPN; encoded by the coding sequence ATGCGAACCCATTATTGTGCTGATTTACGTTTAAGCCATGTTGATAAAACCGTGACCCTCTTTGGTTGGGTAGATCGGCGGCGAGATCATGGGGGAGTTATTTTTCTAGATTTACGGGATCGGACTGGCCTAGTCCAAATTGTCAGTGACCCCCAACGTACCCCAGAGTCTTACCCCCAGGCCGATAAACTCCGCAGTGAATATGTCGTCAAAATTGTTGGGCGGGTGAGTCAACGGCCGGCTGATTCTTTGAATCCAAAACTACCCACTGGGGAGATTGAAATTTATGCTGAAACGATTGAACTCCTCAACCCCGTCCGCAAACAACTCCCCTTTCAAGTGTCCACCGCTGAACATGAATCAGTCCGAGAAGAATTACGGCTGCGGTATCGCTATTTAGATTTGCGCCGAGAACGGATGGCCCAAAACCTGCAATTGCGGCACCAAGTCGTCAAAGCCATCCGCCGTTATCTCGAAGATCAAGAACAGTTTTTAGAAGTTGAAACCCCTTTACTCACGCGCTCTACACCAGAAGGAGCCAGAGATTATCTTGTCCCCAGCCGCGTTAATCCCGGTGAATGGTTTGCCTTGCCCCAGTCGCCCCAGTTATTTAAGCAGTTGCTAATGGTGTCCGGCTGTGACCGCTATTATCAAATTGCCCGTTGCTTTCGGGATGAAGATCTCCGGGCTGACCGGCAACCAGAATTTACCCAGTTGGATATGGAAATGAGCTTCCTAGATCAGGAAGAAATTCTAGCTTTGAATGAGGGCCTAGTCTGCCACATTTTTGAAACGATCAAAGGCCTTAAACTCCCCCGCCCCTTCCCCCGCCTAACCTATGCTGAAGCCTTAGATCGCTATGGCACCGATAAACCCGACACTCGCTTTGGCCTGGAATTAGTGGATGTCTCGGATATCCTCAAAGATTCGGGATTTAAGGTCTTTTCCCAGGCCGTGGCCAGTGGTGGAATCGTCAAAATTCTCCCAATTCCTGGCGGAAATGAGCAAATCTCCAATGTTCGCATTAAGCCCGGTGGTGATTTATTCCAAGAAGCCACAACTGCTGGAGCCAAAGGGTTAGCCTATATCCGGGTGCGCGAAAACGGGGACATTGACACCATTGGCGCGATTAAGGATAACCTCAGTCCAGAGCAAAAAACAGAACTTCTCGCCCGGACTGGAGCCACATCGGGGCATTTACTCCTGTTTGGGGCAGGGGAAACCAATACCGTCAATAAAACCCTGGATCGCTTACGGCAAGTGGTTGGCAAAGAATTTGGCCTGATAGATGCCAATCGCAACAATCTGCTGTGGGTTGTGGATTTCCCCATGTTTGAGTGGAACCCAACGGAAAAACGCCTAGAGGCTCTCCACCATCCCTTTACCGCTCCTCGCCCGGAAGATATTAAAGACCTCAAAACTGCGAAAGCCCAGGCCTATGATTTAGTCTTGAATGGTTTTGAAATTGGCGGCGGTAGTGTGCGGATTTATCAGTCAGACTTACAAGAACAGGTCTTTGAAACCATCGGATTAACGCCCGAAGAAGCTCACGACAAATTTGGCTTTTTACTCGAAGCGTTTGAATATGGTACACCGCCTCATGGGGGAATTGCCTACGGATTGGATCGGTTAGTCATGCTCTTGGCAGGTGAAGACTCCATTCGGGATGCCATTGCCTTCCCCAAAACCCAACAGGCTCGGTGTTTACTCACGGGAGCACCTGCGAATGTTGCGAGTCAACAACTCAAAGAACTCCATGTCACCTCAACCCATCGCCCAAAACCCAACTAG
- a CDS encoding DUF4278 domain-containing protein has product MKLTYRGVTYEVNPAHLNVKETAAVAHYRGAEYHPHQALNPPAPKDQGIVYRGAEYHPNLTFSF; this is encoded by the coding sequence ATGAAACTGACCTATCGTGGCGTAACCTATGAGGTCAATCCCGCCCACCTGAATGTTAAAGAAACGGCCGCAGTTGCCCACTACCGGGGAGCCGAATATCATCCCCACCAGGCCCTCAACCCTCCTGCCCCCAAAGACCAAGGGATTGTTTATCGGGGTGCAGAATATCATCCCAACCTTACCTTCAGCTTCTAA
- a CDS encoding B12-binding domain-containing radical SAM protein: MTVTTAPQPSVNDELRLVPEMTGGRVPFTPKNHRRILCIFPRYSRSFGTFHYAYGLMGTVRAFMPPQGILLVAAYLPESWDVRLVDENVQAATDADYAWADVVITSGMHIQRPQINNINAIAHRHGKLTCLGGPSVSACPSYYPDVDILHLGELGDATDKMLTYIDEFGSQRPTEQMILETAARLPLNEFPTPAYHLVNMRNYFLGSVQFSSGCPFRCEFCDIPELYGRNPRLKTPQQITAELDNMLASGNPGAVYFVDDNFIGNRRAVTELLPHLIQWQKDRGYPIQFACEATLNIAQSPKLLEMMREAYFCTVFCGIETPEPEALRGINKDQNLSMPILQAIQTLNKYGMEVVSGIIIGLDTDTPQTGERILEFIRASQMPTLTINLLHALPRTPLWRRLEAEGRLNDDESRESNVEFLMPYEDVVEMWRQTITTAYEPEFLYERFAYQMEHTYPNRIAVPASPARVNRENILKGLRLMKNILWNIGITGSYRDTFWKLAWPALKQGDIEGLIHVGVVGHHLIQFAQDCARGDEAASFYAQRLRDDQAKQVEKMAQPVSSVS; this comes from the coding sequence ATGACTGTTACCACTGCCCCACAACCCAGTGTCAATGATGAATTACGCTTAGTTCCCGAAATGACTGGGGGGAGAGTACCCTTCACACCCAAAAACCATCGCCGGATTCTCTGTATCTTTCCCCGCTACAGTCGGTCGTTTGGTACCTTTCACTACGCCTATGGGTTGATGGGAACTGTGCGGGCCTTTATGCCACCCCAGGGAATTTTACTGGTTGCTGCCTATTTGCCAGAGTCCTGGGATGTCCGCCTGGTTGATGAGAATGTTCAAGCGGCAACTGATGCTGACTACGCCTGGGCTGATGTGGTGATTACCAGCGGGATGCACATTCAACGGCCACAAATTAATAATATTAACGCTATTGCCCACCGCCACGGAAAACTCACGTGCCTCGGTGGCCCCTCAGTTTCCGCTTGTCCTAGCTACTATCCGGATGTGGATATTTTGCATCTGGGCGAATTGGGGGATGCCACGGACAAAATGCTGACCTACATTGACGAATTTGGCTCACAGCGGCCGACTGAGCAGATGATTCTAGAAACCGCAGCCCGGCTGCCCCTGAACGAGTTTCCGACACCGGCCTATCATCTGGTGAATATGCGGAATTACTTTTTGGGTAGTGTTCAATTTTCCAGTGGTTGCCCGTTTCGCTGTGAATTTTGTGACATCCCCGAACTCTATGGCCGCAACCCGCGCCTAAAAACCCCCCAACAAATTACGGCTGAACTGGACAATATGCTGGCTTCCGGTAATCCAGGGGCTGTGTATTTTGTCGATGATAATTTCATTGGCAACCGCCGGGCGGTGACGGAATTACTCCCGCATTTGATCCAGTGGCAGAAAGATCGCGGCTATCCAATCCAATTTGCCTGTGAAGCGACCCTCAATATTGCCCAAAGTCCCAAGCTTTTGGAGATGATGCGAGAGGCCTATTTCTGTACGGTTTTCTGTGGGATTGAAACGCCGGAACCGGAAGCTCTGCGCGGGATTAATAAAGACCAGAACCTGAGTATGCCCATCCTCCAGGCCATCCAAACCCTGAACAAATACGGCATGGAAGTGGTTTCAGGAATCATCATTGGCCTGGATACGGATACGCCCCAAACCGGAGAGCGGATTCTCGAGTTTATTCGCGCTTCCCAAATGCCGACCCTGACGATTAACCTGCTCCATGCCCTGCCCCGGACTCCTTTATGGCGGCGGTTAGAAGCAGAGGGACGGCTCAATGACGATGAATCGCGGGAATCTAATGTCGAGTTTCTCATGCCCTACGAAGACGTGGTGGAGATGTGGCGGCAGACGATTACCACAGCCTATGAGCCGGAATTTCTCTATGAGCGGTTTGCCTATCAAATGGAGCATACCTATCCGAATCGGATTGCGGTTCCGGCCAGCCCAGCCCGAGTCAATCGGGAAAATATTCTCAAGGGCTTACGGTTGATGAAAAATATCCTTTGGAATATTGGGATTACGGGCAGCTATCGAGATACTTTTTGGAAACTGGCCTGGCCTGCCTTGAAGCAGGGCGACATTGAAGGTTTGATTCATGTGGGCGTAGTCGGACATCACCTGATTCAATTTGCTCAAGATTGCGCCCGCGGCGATGAGGCGGCTTCGTTCTATGCCCAACGTCTCCGGGATGACCAGGCCAAGCAAGTCGAAAAAATGGCCCAGCCCGTTAGTTCCGTCTCTTAG
- a CDS encoding DUF4253 domain-containing protein gives MLNDPVELTDLIANTTLGGQLVLDLEIPESDQKALAIAIESDQDIAAWRLMYGYREQTQRYPVITTLWGAYSQNWAQDVRMADLFSRFYYQEEAEARGHNAISPNQIIARVPEVDLEPLLSSEPALTDQDWEAELSYGLATTTRVLGQAPSPTELQAFQANLPIRSHKALEQWLWNWEINYSLEQEITPEINTSYLDWFESGMMKALVLLPTPNSWECLAYLHWFGACQVGSDVAMTFLKRWQEQYQANLVCHYGTMLQFQVGQPPQTPAEAWQLAWEQYTLAPYTLDASGIAPRHQAHALLHLDRWFLHERP, from the coding sequence ATGCTGAATGATCCCGTCGAACTTACTGATCTGATCGCCAACACCACCTTAGGAGGGCAACTTGTCCTAGACCTAGAGATTCCTGAGTCTGACCAGAAGGCCCTAGCCATTGCTATTGAATCAGATCAAGATATTGCGGCCTGGCGGTTAATGTACGGCTATCGAGAACAGACGCAGCGATATCCGGTCATTACAACATTGTGGGGAGCCTACTCGCAAAATTGGGCCCAGGATGTGCGGATGGCTGACTTATTTTCTCGTTTTTACTATCAAGAAGAAGCTGAGGCCAGGGGGCACAATGCCATTTCTCCTAATCAGATTATTGCCAGGGTGCCTGAAGTCGATCTAGAACCCTTGTTGTCCAGTGAACCTGCCCTCACAGATCAGGACTGGGAGGCGGAACTGAGTTATGGCCTGGCTACCACCACAAGGGTTCTCGGACAAGCTCCTAGCCCAACCGAACTGCAAGCCTTCCAGGCCAATCTGCCAATCCGCTCCCACAAAGCCCTAGAACAATGGTTATGGAATTGGGAAATTAACTACTCTCTGGAGCAAGAAATAACCCCTGAAATTAACACCAGCTATCTAGATTGGTTTGAATCGGGAATGATGAAAGCTCTGGTACTCTTGCCCACCCCGAATAGTTGGGAATGCCTCGCCTATTTACATTGGTTTGGAGCCTGCCAAGTGGGAAGTGACGTGGCGATGACCTTCTTAAAACGCTGGCAGGAGCAGTATCAAGCAAACCTGGTTTGTCACTATGGCACAATGTTGCAATTCCAAGTCGGTCAGCCTCCCCAAACCCCAGCAGAAGCTTGGCAACTGGCCTGGGAACAGTACACCCTTGCGCCTTATACCTTGGATGCTTCTGGTATTGCCCCCCGTCATCAAGCCCATGCTCTTTTACATCTTGACCGTTGGTTTCTCCATGAGCGTCCCTAG
- a CDS encoding trypsin-like peptidase domain-containing protein: MPNQPDSSNSTQPGDCLSWILRLGTGVLAGLVVGCQMPQNNSAGSGSTQVSFPRPALTTATTSANFIADIVAKTSPAIVSIDTSRTTATNPFNPQAPSPEQTTGKGSGFIFSSDGKIITNAHVVAGSEKVLVTLPDGQTFPGQVLGADPLTDIAVVQIAAKNLPTLPVGNSDQLMPGQWAIAIGNPLGLSNTVTAGIISAMGRSSDQIGAADQRVSYIQTDAAINPGNSGGPLLNQEGAVVGVNTAIIQGAQGLGFAIPINTAKRIAEQIIATGQARHLFLGIRMVNLSAAIRDEVNQANPAWQIKQEQGVLVIAVVDNSPAAQAGVQPGDWIAKINNQDRPTARQIQEQVESTPENGTVKLEVERQGKRINLTITPQELQPN, translated from the coding sequence ATGCCCAATCAGCCCGATAGTTCTAACTCCACCCAACCTGGGGATTGTTTGTCTTGGATCCTCCGGCTGGGGACAGGTGTATTGGCGGGCCTGGTTGTGGGTTGCCAAATGCCCCAAAATAATTCTGCGGGGTCAGGATCGACTCAGGTTTCCTTCCCCAGGCCTGCACTCACAACCGCCACCACCTCCGCCAACTTTATTGCCGATATTGTTGCCAAGACCAGTCCCGCCATCGTCAGTATTGACACCAGCCGCACTACTGCCACTAATCCCTTTAACCCCCAGGCCCCCTCTCCCGAACAAACGACTGGTAAAGGCTCTGGGTTCATCTTCAGCAGCGATGGCAAAATCATCACCAATGCCCATGTAGTGGCTGGGAGTGAGAAAGTTTTGGTGACCTTACCCGATGGTCAGACCTTTCCTGGGCAAGTCTTGGGGGCCGATCCCTTAACCGATATTGCTGTAGTCCAAATTGCCGCTAAAAACTTGCCGACACTGCCCGTTGGTAACTCCGATCAACTGATGCCAGGACAGTGGGCTATTGCGATTGGTAATCCCCTCGGCCTCAGCAATACTGTTACAGCCGGAATCATCAGTGCCATGGGCCGCTCTAGTGATCAAATTGGGGCCGCCGATCAACGGGTTAGCTATATCCAAACCGATGCTGCAATTAATCCAGGCAACTCCGGTGGACCATTACTCAACCAAGAGGGGGCTGTGGTCGGGGTGAATACGGCGATCATTCAAGGGGCCCAAGGCTTAGGCTTTGCCATTCCAATCAATACAGCCAAACGGATTGCCGAGCAAATTATCGCCACCGGCCAGGCCCGCCACCTATTTTTAGGGATTCGGATGGTCAACCTTTCTGCGGCCATTCGAGATGAGGTAAATCAGGCAAACCCGGCCTGGCAAATCAAACAAGAGCAGGGAGTCCTCGTCATTGCGGTTGTGGATAATTCACCCGCTGCCCAAGCTGGCGTTCAACCCGGTGATTGGATTGCCAAGATCAATAATCAAGATCGACCGACGGCCCGCCAGATTCAAGAACAAGTGGAATCCACCCCCGAAAATGGGACTGTGAAATTAGAAGTCGAACGCCAAGGCAAGCGGATTAACCTGACCATAACTCCCCAAGAATTACAACCGAATTAG
- the pgsA gene encoding CDP-diacylglycerol--glycerol-3-phosphate 3-phosphatidyltransferase, translated as MTFANWITLSRLLAAPVIIGILAVDSRPFSRWLCLGLFLGAALTDWLDGYVARRFNQVSDLGKILDPLVDKLLVLAPLLALVQLQSIPAWTVFLILLRELGIAGWRVNQAQISGANLWGKLKTVSQIIAVTVLLAPWGDSSLLWRWGAWGAYGLAITLTWISGLIYLWPQPKSPLSPN; from the coding sequence GTGACTTTTGCCAACTGGATCACCCTCAGTCGGTTGCTGGCGGCCCCGGTGATTATTGGGATTTTGGCGGTGGATAGTCGCCCCTTCAGTCGCTGGTTGTGCCTGGGATTATTTTTAGGAGCAGCCCTTACGGATTGGCTGGATGGCTATGTGGCCCGGCGATTTAACCAAGTGAGTGACCTGGGCAAAATTCTCGATCCGTTGGTGGATAAATTACTCGTCTTAGCACCCCTCTTAGCCCTAGTGCAATTACAGTCAATCCCGGCCTGGACAGTGTTCTTGATTTTATTGCGGGAACTGGGTATTGCCGGTTGGCGGGTAAATCAAGCCCAAATCTCCGGGGCTAATCTCTGGGGCAAGCTGAAGACCGTTAGCCAAATTATTGCCGTCACAGTCCTTTTAGCCCCTTGGGGAGACTCCTCGCTCCTCTGGCGATGGGGGGCCTGGGGAGCCTATGGCTTGGCCATTACTCTCACCTGGATTTCTGGTCTAATTTACCTATGGCCCCAACCGAAATCGCCCCTCTCCCCGAATTAA
- a CDS encoding AMP-binding protein: protein MITVEKGRIGPGGIVGWTEKGGMDWSRLNSAWIWQWKDGAWSDLSPVLARMAANQLDKLQATPDLPILLQAQDPIFYLGSVFAALISKRPIFIANPAWQTQEWKQVEQLLSPVTIWTDLVNLDLPSFDQAPRPKPGWIMIPTGGSSGQIQFAIHTQETMLAAIKSFQMGYGLNVIDSLNCLPLHHVSGLMPILRSFFTGGTVKLLPDWRTITQLPPDSIQNHILSLVPRQLQALLDSGQAIPTLQALQVILLGGGPSWQTLLEQARSQNLPLSPCYGMTETLGLIARIPVVEFQETPTAAYQVLPDVSLDILTPDPAGIGTIKLQTPALMVGYYPERLTTPGLITGDLGSLNGNQQLTLQGRQQRLIITGGEKVQPEEVEVVIQNTGLVEDVYVFGQADATWGEIVTAMYVPAGPGVTEAVLKAALAGQLSRYKHPQQWQAVTKLPRTPQGKLRYEQAQGLAKMSC from the coding sequence ATGATCACAGTAGAAAAGGGGCGCATTGGGCCTGGGGGGATAGTGGGCTGGACGGAGAAAGGTGGCATGGACTGGTCACGGTTAAACTCGGCCTGGATTTGGCAATGGAAAGATGGAGCTTGGTCGGATCTTAGCCCCGTTTTAGCTCGGATGGCGGCCAATCAGTTGGACAAGTTACAAGCAACCCCAGATTTACCAATTTTGTTGCAGGCCCAAGACCCTATATTCTATTTGGGAAGTGTTTTTGCGGCATTGATCTCCAAACGGCCAATTTTTATCGCCAACCCGGCCTGGCAAACCCAAGAGTGGAAGCAAGTTGAACAATTATTGTCCCCCGTAACCATTTGGACGGATCTAGTCAATTTAGACTTACCCAGTTTTGACCAGGCCCCGCGACCAAAACCCGGTTGGATAATGATTCCCACAGGTGGTTCGAGTGGCCAGATTCAGTTTGCGATTCACACTCAAGAGACAATGTTGGCGGCGATCAAGAGTTTTCAAATGGGCTATGGCCTGAATGTGATTGATTCACTTAATTGTTTACCCCTCCACCATGTCAGTGGCTTAATGCCGATTCTGCGTAGTTTCTTCACGGGGGGGACAGTTAAGTTGCTCCCAGATTGGCGTACCATCACTCAACTCCCGCCGGACTCGATTCAAAATCACATCCTCTCCCTAGTCCCCCGACAACTACAAGCACTATTGGATTCCGGACAAGCCATCCCAACTCTCCAGGCCTTGCAGGTGATCCTCTTAGGCGGTGGCCCCAGTTGGCAGACTCTTTTGGAGCAAGCCCGGAGCCAAAATCTCCCCCTCTCCCCCTGCTATGGCATGACCGAAACCTTGGGTTTAATTGCGCGTATCCCAGTGGTCGAATTTCAGGAAACCCCAACTGCCGCCTATCAAGTTTTACCCGATGTTTCTCTAGATATTCTCACTCCTGATCCGGCCGGTATTGGGACGATAAAACTGCAAACTCCGGCCTTAATGGTGGGCTACTACCCAGAGCGATTAACGACCCCAGGCCTGATCACCGGCGATTTAGGCAGCCTCAATGGGAATCAGCAATTAACGCTACAGGGCAGGCAACAACGGCTGATCATTACAGGCGGTGAAAAAGTCCAACCCGAAGAAGTAGAAGTGGTCATCCAAAATACGGGACTGGTGGAGGATGTCTATGTCTTTGGTCAGGCAGATGCAACTTGGGGGGAAATAGTGACAGCGATGTATGTCCCCGCGGGGCCTGGAGTGACAGAAGCAGTTCTAAAAGCCGCCTTAGCCGGACAACTGAGTCGTTATAAACATCCCCAACAATGGCAAGCGGTGACCAAACTCCCCCGGACTCCCCAGGGCAAACTGCGCTATGAACAAGCTCAAGGGCTGGCCAAAATGTCCTGCTGA
- the folD gene encoding bifunctional methylenetetrahydrofolate dehydrogenase/methenyltetrahydrofolate cyclohydrolase FolD: MNTTLLDGKQLATALESELIGTIQDLSAKVGRPPGLAVIMVGDNPASAAYVRNKERACERVGIVSFSSHLPAGVTQSELELLIDQLNNDPQVDGILLQLPVPPHLDDRTLLYKIAPDKDVDGLHPENLGRLVRGEPGLQSCTPAGVMRLLDANGIYVAGLSAVVVGRSILVGKPLSLMLLAANATVTMAHSHTHDLSSVTRAADLVIAAVGKPNLINAGMIRPGAIVVDVGINRIEGAAGKSILIGDVDFQALQGVASFLTPVPGGVGPMTVAMLLHNTVWSYRARHGLL; this comes from the coding sequence ATCAACACTACCCTTTTAGATGGAAAACAACTGGCAACCGCCCTTGAATCCGAACTGATTGGAACGATTCAGGATCTGAGTGCTAAAGTGGGTCGTCCCCCCGGCCTGGCGGTGATCATGGTGGGGGATAATCCAGCCAGCGCCGCCTATGTCCGCAATAAAGAACGGGCCTGTGAACGGGTGGGGATTGTCTCCTTCAGTTCCCATTTGCCCGCCGGTGTCACCCAGTCCGAGTTAGAACTGTTAATCGACCAGCTCAATAACGACCCGCAAGTGGATGGGATTTTATTGCAACTGCCCGTCCCGCCCCACTTAGATGACCGCACCCTCCTCTATAAAATTGCTCCCGATAAAGATGTGGATGGCCTGCACCCGGAAAACTTGGGGCGATTGGTGCGGGGAGAGCCGGGCCTGCAAAGTTGTACACCAGCTGGCGTAATGCGCTTACTCGATGCCAATGGGATTTACGTTGCGGGTCTCTCGGCAGTAGTCGTGGGTCGGAGTATTTTAGTCGGTAAGCCTCTGAGTTTAATGCTCCTAGCAGCCAATGCCACAGTCACGATGGCCCATTCGCATACCCATGACCTAAGCTCAGTGACGCGGGCGGCGGATCTGGTCATTGCGGCGGTGGGTAAGCCTAATTTAATTAACGCTGGGATGATTCGCCCCGGAGCCATTGTTGTGGATGTGGGCATCAATCGGATCGAAGGGGCCGCTGGAAAATCAATCTTAATCGGGGATGTGGATTTCCAGGCCCTCCAGGGAGTTGCCAGCTTTTTAACCCCAGTGCCAGGGGGGGTGGGGCCAATGACCGTGGCCATGTTGCTGCACAATACAGTATGGAGCTATCGAGCGCGTCACGGGCTACTTTAG
- the crtE gene encoding geranylgeranyl diphosphate synthase CrtE, giving the protein MISAENLQVQAAPASRESGVEFNLKTYLQDRKALVEQALEASITITYPEKIYDSMRYSLLAGGKRLRPILCLATCELLGGTLEMAMPTACALEMIHTMSLIHDDLPAMDNDDYRRGKLTNHKVYGEDIAILAGDGLLAYAFEFVVENTVGVKAEKLLKVISRLGHAVAATGLVGGQVVDLESEGITEITIETLNFIHSHKTGALLEASVLSGGLLAGAEGDAVQRLTNYARNIGLAFQIVDDVLDITSTQEELGKSIGKDIQAQKVTYPSLWGIEASRVEAQRLVDLAKAELSPFGAAAIPLQAIADFITARTH; this is encoded by the coding sequence ATGATCTCAGCCGAAAATTTACAGGTTCAAGCCGCACCGGCCTCCAGGGAAAGTGGGGTTGAGTTTAATCTGAAAACCTATCTGCAAGACCGCAAAGCCTTGGTCGAACAGGCCCTTGAGGCTTCCATTACTATCACCTATCCCGAAAAAATTTATGACTCCATGCGTTATTCCCTGTTAGCCGGGGGGAAGCGGTTACGGCCCATTCTCTGTTTGGCGACCTGTGAGTTGTTGGGGGGAACCCTTGAAATGGCCATGCCCACCGCCTGCGCCCTAGAGATGATCCACACCATGTCTCTGATCCACGATGATCTCCCGGCGATGGACAACGACGACTACCGGCGCGGCAAACTGACTAATCATAAGGTTTACGGGGAAGACATTGCGATTTTAGCCGGGGATGGCTTACTGGCCTATGCGTTTGAATTTGTGGTGGAAAACACCGTTGGGGTCAAGGCAGAAAAACTTTTGAAGGTCATTTCCCGGTTAGGTCATGCGGTGGCGGCCACGGGCCTGGTCGGGGGGCAGGTGGTGGACTTGGAATCGGAGGGGATCACAGAGATCACCATCGAAACCTTGAATTTCATCCACTCCCACAAAACCGGGGCATTACTCGAGGCCTCAGTCTTATCGGGGGGGCTATTAGCTGGCGCAGAGGGGGATGCGGTGCAGCGCCTGACCAACTATGCCCGCAATATTGGCCTGGCGTTTCAAATTGTGGATGATGTTTTGGATATTACTTCAACCCAGGAAGAACTGGGCAAGAGCATTGGTAAAGATATCCAGGCCCAGAAAGTCACCTATCCCAGTCTTTGGGGGATTGAAGCCTCACGGGTCGAGGCCCAACGCCTTGTGGATTTAGCCAAGGCCGAACTCAGTCCCTTTGGTGCCGCTGCTATTCCTCTCCAGGCCATCGCCGACTTTATTACCGCCCGCACCCACTAG
- a CDS encoding divergent PAP2 family protein, with amino-acid sequence MNVLVQILHNDLLWLALAASAIAQILKLLIDVIRHQKLNFRVLVETGGMPSSHSALVTALATGVGLEKGWESVEFAIAIIFAFIVMYDAAGVRQAAGKQARILNQIVQEFFEDNHELAQSRLKELLGHTPIQVIAGSMLGIAIAVFGLPVFSFG; translated from the coding sequence ATGAATGTTTTAGTGCAAATTCTCCACAACGACTTACTCTGGTTGGCTTTGGCCGCAAGTGCAATTGCCCAAATTCTCAAATTATTGATTGATGTGATTCGTCATCAAAAACTGAATTTTCGCGTCCTTGTGGAAACGGGAGGGATGCCCAGTTCTCATTCAGCCTTGGTCACGGCCTTGGCGACTGGAGTGGGCCTGGAAAAAGGCTGGGAAAGTGTGGAGTTCGCCATTGCCATCATTTTTGCCTTCATTGTCATGTACGATGCCGCTGGGGTGCGCCAGGCCGCTGGGAAACAGGCCCGGATTTTGAACCAAATTGTCCAGGAATTTTTCGAGGATAATCACGAGTTAGCCCAATCCCGCCTGAAAGAACTCTTGGGCCATACCCCCATTCAAGTGATTGCTGGCTCAATGTTGGGAATTGCCATTGCTGTGTTTGGGTTGCCCGTGTTCTCCTTTGGCTAA